The following are from one region of the Quercus robur chromosome 1, dhQueRobu3.1, whole genome shotgun sequence genome:
- the LOC126724549 gene encoding probable carboxylesterase 15, whose protein sequence is MSKNIINTNCSTTPHVIDDCRGVLQVYSDGSIVRSPKPSFNVPVQDDGSVLWKDVVFDAVNNLQLRLYKPKPNQSSAHSNSKLPVFYYIHGGGFCIGSRTWPNCQNYCFRLASQLQAVVVAPDYRLAPENRLPAAIEDGFLALKWLQDQAVSGEEGKDAWLADVADFSRVFISGDSAGGNMAHHLAVRVGSGSPELAPVRVRGYVLLAPFFGGTVRTKFEAEGPKDAFLNLELIDRFWRLSIPIGDTTDHPNVNPFGPLSLNLETVDLDPILVVAGGSDLLKDRAEDYARRLKSWGEKIEYVEFEGKQHGFFTIDPNSEAANELMQIIKRFIAENSN, encoded by the exons ATGTCTAAGAATATTATTAACACTAATTGCAGTACCACCCCTCATGTAATAGACGATTGCAGAGGAGTCCTTCAAGTTTACAGTGATGGCTCAATTGTGCGCTCTCCTAAACCAAGTTTTAACGTCCCCGTCCAAGATGACGGTTCCGTTTTATGGAAAGACGTAGTTTTTGACGCCGTTAACAACCTTCAGCTCAGGCTCTACAAGCCGAAGCCGAATCAGTCTTCGGCTCACTCCAATTCCAAGCTCCCAGTGTTTTATTACATCCACGGTGGCGGCTTCTGCATCGGCTCACGCACCTGGCCCAACTGTCAGAACTACTGCTTTCGGCTCGCGTCTCAGCTCCAAGCCGTTGTGGTGGCTCCTGACTATCGGCTAGCTCCTGAGAACCGGCTCCCGGCTGCTATTGAGGATGGCTTCTTGGCTCTTAAGTGGCTCCAAGACCAAGCCGTGTCTGGGGAGGAGGGGAAGGACGCTTGGCTTGCTGACGTGGCTGATTTTAGCCGAGTGTTTATTTCGGGTGACTCGGCTGGGGGTAATATGGCTCATCATTTGGCAGTTCGGGTTGGATCTGGGTCGCCTGAATTGGCTCCGGTTCGTGTGAGGGGTTATGTTCTGTTGGCACCCTTTTTTGGTGGGACGGTTAGGACTAAGTTTGAGGCTGAAGGACCGAAGGATGCCTTTCTTAATTTGGAGCTCATTGACAG GTTTTGGAGGCTATCTATACCAATTGGAGACACTACTGATCACCCAAATGTAAACCCATTTGGGCCATTAAGCCTCAATCTTGAAACAGTGGATCTTGATCCCATTCTAGTGGTAGCTGGAGGAAGTGACTTGCTGAAAGACAGAGCTGAAGATTATGCAAGGAGGCTCAAAAGTTGGGGAGAGAAGATTGAGTACGTTGAGTTTGAAGGAAAGCAACATGGATTTTTCACTATAGATCCTAATTCTGAAGCAGCAAATGAGTTGATGCAAATCATTAAACGTTTCATTGCTGAAAATTCCAACTAA
- the LOC126724538 gene encoding uncharacterized protein LOC126724538, which yields MVVERKRREGRAKRHIIIISSYYLISMATQPLHSLHPLSSSSSSSKTTAKATATHYCYYHYSLPAKPQSPAPAEVSRSCCSCRLPKPKLKGIVPTTSLFDLPVLLFTGFASDSLLELELDTQTLLATLSVLAAISLSLFLGLKGDPVPCERCAGNGGTKCVFCNNGKMKKETGLVDCKVCKGAGLIFCKKCGGSGYSRRL from the exons ATGGtagtagaaagaaagagaagggaagGCAGAGCTAAGCGCCACATAATAATAATCTCTTCGTATTATCTAATATCCATGGCGACACAGCCTTTACACTCTCTCCATccactctcttcttcttcttcttcttcaaagacTACCGCTAAAGCCACAGCCACtcattattgttattatcaCTATTCTCTTCCAGCAAAACCACAAAGCCCAGCACCAGCTGAAGTGTCTCGCAGCTGTTGTAGTTGTAGACTGCCCAAACCCAAACTCAAAGGCATTGTACCAACAACAAGCCTCTTCGACCTCCCGGTTTTGCTCTTCACCGGCTTTGCTTCTGATAGCCTCTTGGAGTTGGAATTGGATACCCAAACTTTACTTGCCACTCTCAGTGTCTTAGCCGccatttctctctcactttttcttgGTCTCAAG GGAGATCCTGTGCCGTGTGAGCGATGCGCTGGCAATG GTGGCACAAAATGTGTGTTCTGTAACAACGGTAAGATGAAGAAAGAGACAGGTTTGGTTGATTGTAAGGTGTGCAAAGGCGCAG GATTAATCTTCTGCAAGAAATGTGGAGGTTCTGGATATTCTAGACGGCTGTGA